The window GCAGGTCTCGACCGAATCGAGGAACTCCCGGACATCCGCCTCGGGGAACGGCATCAGGTCCGAGACCGAGAGCGAGGCCACACTGTGCCCGTCGTCGACGAGCCGGTCGATGGCCTCGTGGACGGTTCCCTGGTTCGAGCCGTAGGTCATCACGCCGACCGTGGCGTCGACCGCACCGTGCCGTTCCTGGTTGCTCTCGCGCTCGTCGAGGCGCTCGCGGATGGCCTCCAGTTTCCGCATCCGGCGGTCCATCTGTGCCACCCGGTTGTCGGGGTCCTCCGAGATGTGCCCGGTCGGGTGGTGCTCGTTACCCGAGGCGAGGTAGCGGCCGTCGGCCTGTCCCGGAATCGAACGGGGTGCGACACCGTCGCCCTCGGGCGGGTCGTGCTGGAACCGCTCGAACGTGCCCGTCGCGTAGTGGGCCGCCTCTGCGAGTTCCTCCTCCGTGAGCGTCTTCCCGAGGTCCGGCGACGGCTCCCGGTCGAAGAACTCGGCGTCGACGTTGCGCAGTTCGCCCGACAGCTTCTGGTCGTAGACGACGATAGCGGGCAGGTGGAAGTCGTAGGCGAGTTCGAACGCGAGCCGGGTCTGCTCGTAGGCTTCGCGCTGGTTGCCCGGCGCGAAGACGACGCGGCAGGAGTCACCCTGGCTCGTGTAGAGGACGTGCTCGAGGTCGCCCTGCTCGGTCTTCGTCGGCATCCCGGTCGAGGGGCCCGCACGGGTCGCCTCCACGAGGACGAGCGGCGTCTCGGTCATCTCCGCGAGTCCCAGCGGCTCGGACATGAGCGCGAACCCGCCACCGGAGGAGCCCGAGAGCGACTTGACACCGGCGTGGCTCGCGCCGAGCGCCAGCGCGGCCGCGGCGATCTCGTCCTCGACCTGCTCGGCGATACCACCCATATCCGGCAGGTGCTGGCTGAGGAGGGTAAACACCTCCGTCCACGGCGTCATCGGGTAGCCGGCCACGAACCGACAGCCCTCGTCGATGGCGCCGTAGGCGATGCCGTTGGAGCCGGAGACGAGTGCCTGCTCGGCGTCGTGCTCGCCCTCGGGCATCCGGAGGTCGTGGGTGTGCTCCAGTTCGTCGGCCTGCTCGGCGGCGTACTCGAGTATCTCGAGGTTCGCCTGGAGCACGTCGCCGCTCATCCGGTCCTCCATCAGCTTCTCGATAGGTTCGAGCGGGTAGGAAAGCAGCGCGCAGGTCACGCCCACGCCGGCCGTGTTTCGCATCACCTCGCGGCCCTGGTCACGGGCCATCCCGCGGAGGTCCATCGGGTAGACGTGCCAGTCGTGCTCCTCTGCGCGGGCCTCGAAGTCCTCGATAGCGCTCGCGTCCAGCAGGCCCTCGTCGTAGACGACAACCCCACCATCCCGGAGGTCGTCGAGGTTCTCGGCGAGGGGCTTGGCCTGCTCGTTCCCGTAGTAGGCGTGTTCCTTGGGGTTACGAGCGAACGAGTCCCCTAGCGCGAGGAGGAAGTTGAAGCCGTCACCACGGGCCCGTACCGGCTGGTCGTCGGCCCGGACCTCGACGTACGTGTGACCACCGCGGATCCGCGAGGGGTAGTGGCGGTGCGTGAACACGTGGAGGCCGGACCGCATCAGTGCTTTCGCGAAGTTCTGGCTGGTCGAGTCGATCCCGTCACCGGAACCACCCGCGATACGCCAGACGATTTCTCCTGTCATGATACCATGCGCCCGGAGGCGCCTTGGTGCGAGATTTGCCGGGAGAGGTGAAAAGCGTTTGCGCCGTGGTAGCACACGAATATTCGTGACTTTCCCGTGACGGAACGGCGACGGGCGACGAACTGAGAGACCGACCGACCGTGGGTTCTAGGTGATTTGGGGGAAGTTTTAAAACCGAAACTGTCGTCCCCACGGTTGACGAGTAATGTCCCTCACCGAACTGATATCCGGTGTGGAGGACCACGAGAAACGCCTCACGGTCTTCAACACCGACGAGGAGACCGTCGAGGCCGTCCGGGAACAGTTCCGGGACCGCAACCTCACGGTTGTCGGGGACCGGTCCGAGAGCGGGCGACCCGGATCGTTCGTCGTGCTCTCCAGCGAGCGGGCCGAGGGGGACGACGAGTTCGTGACCGCCACCAGCGTCGACGAGGTGCTCTCGGCGCCCCAGGGGGAGGGCACGGAACTGGACAGTGATGTCCGCCATCCCATCCTCGACCACCTCGACGAGACGATGTTCACCTCCTACGACACCCGGCAGATGGTGGCGGCCTCCCGGGAGATCGAGGACCGGGCGTGGCGACTCGGCGAGGGGTCGCTCCACGCCGGCTTCCAGCAGCTCTCCATCCTCTCGGACCAGATGGAGGTGTACACGCGACTGGCCTCGCGTGAGGGACTCGACGTCCACGCCTACGCCTGCCCGGACGCCGAGGTCCCGGAACACGACACCGACATGACCATCCACGTCGAGCGGTCCGACGAGATCGCGAAATCGTGGTTCGTCGTCTACGACGGCGACGGCGTCGACGTGAACAAGTGCGCCCTGCTCGCCGAGGAGCGCGAGTCACGGGCCTTCTACGGCTTCTGGACGTACGACCCCGACACCGTGGACTGGCTCATCGAGTATCTCGAAGGTGCATACGGTCTCATCGAGCAGTAGCGCCCCGACTGGATGGGATGACCCTTGCGCCGCCGACGCGAGCGGCCCCGGTTCCGCACGTCCTGTCCGGTCGTTTCACTCTCGTGCCGGTCGCTCCGTTACCAGTTCACGTCGCCCGGCAACGGCCCGTGGGCGCACCAGCCAGATACGTACTACCCATTCAGTGGTTCACTGACTCTTAAATACTCTCCGTGCGTCCTGCAGGGCAATGAGTTCCGGCTCCGACTCCTCTCGTGTGGCGCGTGGGCTACGCGTCCTGTTCGCCCTGGTACTGGTCCTCTCGATGGTCGCCGCGTTCGCCGCGCCCGCGTCGGCGTTCGTCCGTGGCAAACCGGACATCTCGGTCACGCTCTCCGACGACACCGTCGAGCCGGGTGCCACGACGACGCTCGACCTCTCACTGCTGAACAGCGGCGATGTCTCCTTCGGCGCGAGCAGTTCAGTGAATACCGGCAAGGAGCAGGTCGTCACCACCGCGCGAGGGACCGTGGTCCGGGTCGAACCTGCCACGCAGAGTAACCCAATCGAGGTGGAGAGCGGCGAAATCGGGGTCGGATCCCTGAGTGAAGGGCCGCCGCGGTCAGTTCCCGTCAGCATCTCGGTCCCGGAGAACGCGGAGCCGGGGACCTACGAGTTCGACGTCGAGGTCGAGTACGATTACTACGACCAGATATCCGGCGACGTACGCTCGAACGGCTACAGCAGCAAGCACGTCACGAAGGAGTTCACCGTCGAGGTGACCGTCGAGGAGGCCGCCCGCTTCGAGGTTGTCGACACGGCGACGAACGCCCCCATCGGCGGCCCGGGGACGGTGAACGTCACCGTCGCGAACGTGGGGAACGAGCTTGCCTCGGACGCGTCGCTCTCCCTGCAGTCCACGAACGCCGCGCTGACGTTCGGCGGGTCACAGACCACCGAGTCGTACGTGGGCGAGTGGGCGCCGGGCGAGCGCCGGACGGTCTCGGTCGGCGCCAGCGTGGCCGAGAGCGCGACGAACCGGTCGCTCGCGCTCCGGACGACCATCGACTACGAGGACGGCGACGGGACCGCCAGACAGTCGACGCTCTCGACGGGCGTCGTCCCCGGACCAGAGCAGCAGTTCACCGTCGTCGCGGTCGCGACCGGGGCGTCCGTCGGCACCGAGGACTCGACCATCCTCCTGTTCACCAACGAGGGCAACCGGACACTCGAGGACGCGACGGTGCGACTCGAATCGGACAACGCAGCGCTGACCTTCGGTGGGGCTCGGACCGCGCGCGTCCACCTCGGGAGGTGGCCAGCCGGTGAGATCGAGCGGGCCGAGGTGGAGACACAGTTCGCTCCATCCGCCGAGCGGCGCAGCTACGCCGTCGATGCGACCATCTCGTACACATCTCCCGCCGACAACACCGAACAGGTAGACATCGGACCGGTCGGCATCACCCCTAACGAGGAGCAGTCGTTCGACCTCGCCAGTCACGGGACACAGCTCCGGGTCGGCGAGGAGGGGCAGCTGAACGGGACCTTCGTCAACGAGGGGCCCCGTGAAGTCGAGAACGCGGTGCTGGTGCTGGAACCCCCGGCGAACGTCGTGACCGCCGAGCGCGAGTACGCGCTGGGTGACCTCGACGAGAACACCAGCGTCGACTTCCGATACGACGTGGAGGTCTCCTCGGAAGCCCGGGAGGGGCCGCGCCAGTTCACCTACCGCCTGCGCTACGAGACGGACGGGGGCGACACCGTGACCTCCGACCCGCTGTACGCCCGCGGCACCGTGGCCCAGCAGCGCGATACGTTCTCCGTCGACACGAACGCGACCGTCGCGGCTGGGTCGTCGGAGACCATCGAGATGCAGGTCACGAACGATGGCGACGAACCCCTGACCGCGGTGAGCGCGAAGCTGTTCGCCGACGCCCCCATCAGTGCGAGCAACGACGAGGCCTTCGTCGAGGCACTGGGTCCCGGCGAGACGGCGACGCTGACCTTCCGCATCTCCGCGAGCGGTGATGCCATCGCGAAGCCGTACCCCGTTTCGCTGGACTTCCAGTACGAGGAGCCGGACGGTGACACGAAGGTCTCCGACAGCTACCAGGTCGCCATCGACGTGGCCGAGCGGAGCGGCGGCGGGCTGCTGTCCACGTTCGTCGTCCCCGGCGGCATCGGCGGCGCCGGTGTCGGCCTCGGCGTCGTGCTCTCGCTGGGTGGCCTGGCCGCGGTCGGCCTGGGACTCGTCGGACGACGGGAATGAGCAGCCCCGTCGACTATCAACGGTTCGTCGACGCGGCCGACGACCAGATCGTCAACCACCCCAAGCGCGTGGTTGGGGCGTTCCTCGTCCTGACACTCGTGTTCGGGGCCGGCCTGGGTGCCGTCTCGACGGACGCCGGGACCGCGGGGTTCACCCAGGACGTGCCCGCGCAGGTGGCGTTCGAGAAGGTGCAAGACGAGTTCGAGACGAGCGCGTTCGAGACCGACACCGGGAGCACACAGCTCATCCAGCGGGGCGAGAACGTGCTCTCGAAGAAGGGGCTAGTGCGGATGCTGGAGGCGCAGAACCGGGTCGAGGACCACGACGAGCTCCGTGTCACGTCGACGGCGTCGGCCGCGACCATCGTCGCGGCCACGCTGGACCCGCAGGCCCGGACCACCGAGCAGCAGATCCGCGCGGTCGAGCGGGCCACGCCCAGGGAGGTCGACCGGGCGGTCCGAACGGCCGCCGACCGGAACCCCCGGTTCGTGGGGCTCCTCTCGAACGATTTCAACCGCGGCTCGGCATCGGCCGGCGCCACCATCGGTGTCGTCACCCACGAGGTCCCGGCCGGGCTCTCGGCCTCTGCGGGACAGGGTGGCTCCAGCCCCCTGACGCCGCTCCAGCTCCGGACGGACTACGTCGTCGGGAGCGTCGGCGGCGAGATGATAGTCTTCGGGTCTGGCATCATCTCGGCCGAGTTCGCCAACGTCATCTTCGACTCGCTCATCATCGTCGTGCCCGCGGCGGTGCTTTTCATCCTCCTGTTCCTCGTCGTCTCCTACCGGGACCTCGCCGACCTCCTGCTGGGGATGGTGGCGCTGGCGATGGGGCTCATCTGGACGTTCGGGTTCATGGGGCTCGCGGGCATCCCGTTCAACCAGATCCTCATCACCATCCCGCCGCTGTTGCTGGCGGTCGGCATCGACTTCGGCATCCACGCGGTGAATCGCTATCGCGAGGAACGGGTCACGGGCAAGGATATCGGCCCGGCGATGCGAATCACGACCGACCAGTTACTGGTCGCGTTCTTCATCGTCACCGGAACCACCGTCATCGGCTTCTCGGCCAACCTCACGTCGGCGCTGCCACCCATCAGCGACTTCGGCATCGTCGCCGCCGTCGGTATCGTGTTCACCTTCCTCGTCTTCGGGGTGTTCCTCCCCGCGGCGAAGGTGCTGCTCGACCGCTCGCGACAGAAGTACCCCATCCCTACGTTCTCGACGACGCCCCTGGGTGCGGAGGGCTCACGGCTGGGGTGGGCCCTCTCGGGTGGCGTGGTCGTCGCGAGACGCCTGCCGGCCGTCTTCCTCGTCGTCGCCCTGCTCGCGTCGGGCGGGATGGCCTACCACGCGACCGGCGTCGATACGACCTTCTCGAACGAGGACTTCCTGCCGCCCGAGGAGAACCCGGACTACCTGATGGCGCTCCCCGAGCCGTTCAAACCCTCCGAGTACACGGTGACGGCCCTGACCAACTTCCTCTCGGAGGAGTTCGAGTCGAGCCAGTCCGACACCGTGACGGTGTACGTCGAGGGGCCGATGCGACAGGACCAGGCGCTGGAGGTGCTGTACCGCGCCGGCGACGACCCGCCAGATGCGTTCGTCCGCCAGGGCGGCCGTGCCGACGCCACCTCCATCATCACCGTCATCGATGACTACGCCGCCCGGGACGAGGAGTTCCGGGAGCTGGTCGAACGCAACGACCGCAACGGCAACGGCGTCCCCGACGACGACCTGCCGGCGGTGTACGACGCGCTGATGGCGGATGACTCGCCGGTCCGCGGGCAGGCGTTACGCTACATCACCGACGACCGCCGCTCCACGCGGCTGGTCTACAGCGTCAAGGCCGACGCCACGCAGGGCGAGATCACCGAGGACGCCCGGAGCGTCGCGGCGGATATGGAGCGGCCACGCACCTCGCTCCAGGCGACCGCGACCGGCTCGACCGTCGTGTTCGAGGCCATCTCCGGCCTCATCCTCGACTCGGCGGTCACCTCGCTCGTCATCGCGATGGGGGGGACCGCGGTGTTCCTCCTGTTCGTCTACTGGGTCCTCGAGGGCAAACCCTCGCTCGGCATCGCGAACCTCGTCCCCATCGTGGTCACGGTGTCGTTCGTCGCCGGGTCGATGCGCGTGTTCGACATCTCGTTCAACGCCTTCACGGCGACCATCCTCGCCATCACCATCGGGCTGGGCATCGACTACTCGGTCCACGTCACCCACCGCTTCG of the Haloglomus salinum genome contains:
- a CDS encoding 2-oxoacid:acceptor oxidoreductase subunit alpha, coding for MMTGEIVWRIAGGSGDGIDSTSQNFAKALMRSGLHVFTHRHYPSRIRGGHTYVEVRADDQPVRARGDGFNFLLALGDSFARNPKEHAYYGNEQAKPLAENLDDLRDGGVVVYDEGLLDASAIEDFEARAEEHDWHVYPMDLRGMARDQGREVMRNTAGVGVTCALLSYPLEPIEKLMEDRMSGDVLQANLEILEYAAEQADELEHTHDLRMPEGEHDAEQALVSGSNGIAYGAIDEGCRFVAGYPMTPWTEVFTLLSQHLPDMGGIAEQVEDEIAAAALALGASHAGVKSLSGSSGGGFALMSEPLGLAEMTETPLVLVEATRAGPSTGMPTKTEQGDLEHVLYTSQGDSCRVVFAPGNQREAYEQTRLAFELAYDFHLPAIVVYDQKLSGELRNVDAEFFDREPSPDLGKTLTEEELAEAAHYATGTFERFQHDPPEGDGVAPRSIPGQADGRYLASGNEHHPTGHISEDPDNRVAQMDRRMRKLEAIRERLDERESNQERHGAVDATVGVMTYGSNQGTVHEAIDRLVDDGHSVASLSVSDLMPFPEADVREFLDSVETCLVVEMNASGQFRGLVQRELGAYGDILHSLLKYNGEPFEPHEIVEAVEGLGSGDPATASTRYVPAGSD
- a CDS encoding DICT sensory domain-containing protein, whose protein sequence is MSLTELISGVEDHEKRLTVFNTDEETVEAVREQFRDRNLTVVGDRSESGRPGSFVVLSSERAEGDDEFVTATSVDEVLSAPQGEGTELDSDVRHPILDHLDETMFTSYDTRQMVAASREIEDRAWRLGEGSLHAGFQQLSILSDQMEVYTRLASREGLDVHAYACPDAEVPEHDTDMTIHVERSDEIAKSWFVVYDGDGVDVNKCALLAEERESRAFYGFWTYDPDTVDWLIEYLEGAYGLIEQ
- a CDS encoding COG1361 S-layer family protein; amino-acid sequence: MSSGSDSSRVARGLRVLFALVLVLSMVAAFAAPASAFVRGKPDISVTLSDDTVEPGATTTLDLSLLNSGDVSFGASSSVNTGKEQVVTTARGTVVRVEPATQSNPIEVESGEIGVGSLSEGPPRSVPVSISVPENAEPGTYEFDVEVEYDYYDQISGDVRSNGYSSKHVTKEFTVEVTVEEAARFEVVDTATNAPIGGPGTVNVTVANVGNELASDASLSLQSTNAALTFGGSQTTESYVGEWAPGERRTVSVGASVAESATNRSLALRTTIDYEDGDGTARQSTLSTGVVPGPEQQFTVVAVATGASVGTEDSTILLFTNEGNRTLEDATVRLESDNAALTFGGARTARVHLGRWPAGEIERAEVETQFAPSAERRSYAVDATISYTSPADNTEQVDIGPVGITPNEEQSFDLASHGTQLRVGEEGQLNGTFVNEGPREVENAVLVLEPPANVVTAEREYALGDLDENTSVDFRYDVEVSSEAREGPRQFTYRLRYETDGGDTVTSDPLYARGTVAQQRDTFSVDTNATVAAGSSETIEMQVTNDGDEPLTAVSAKLFADAPISASNDEAFVEALGPGETATLTFRISASGDAIAKPYPVSLDFQYEEPDGDTKVSDSYQVAIDVAERSGGGLLSTFVVPGGIGGAGVGLGVVLSLGGLAAVGLGLVGRRE
- a CDS encoding efflux RND transporter permease subunit; this translates as MSSPVDYQRFVDAADDQIVNHPKRVVGAFLVLTLVFGAGLGAVSTDAGTAGFTQDVPAQVAFEKVQDEFETSAFETDTGSTQLIQRGENVLSKKGLVRMLEAQNRVEDHDELRVTSTASAATIVAATLDPQARTTEQQIRAVERATPREVDRAVRTAADRNPRFVGLLSNDFNRGSASAGATIGVVTHEVPAGLSASAGQGGSSPLTPLQLRTDYVVGSVGGEMIVFGSGIISAEFANVIFDSLIIVVPAAVLFILLFLVVSYRDLADLLLGMVALAMGLIWTFGFMGLAGIPFNQILITIPPLLLAVGIDFGIHAVNRYREERVTGKDIGPAMRITTDQLLVAFFIVTGTTVIGFSANLTSALPPISDFGIVAAVGIVFTFLVFGVFLPAAKVLLDRSRQKYPIPTFSTTPLGAEGSRLGWALSGGVVVARRLPAVFLVVALLASGGMAYHATGVDTTFSNEDFLPPEENPDYLMALPEPFKPSEYTVTALTNFLSEEFESSQSDTVTVYVEGPMRQDQALEVLYRAGDDPPDAFVRQGGRADATSIITVIDDYAARDEEFRELVERNDRNGNGVPDDDLPAVYDALMADDSPVRGQALRYITDDRRSTRLVYSVKADATQGEITEDARSVAADMERPRTSLQATATGSTVVFEAISGLILDSAVTSLVIAMGGTAVFLLFVYWVLEGKPSLGIANLVPIVVTVSFVAGSMRVFDISFNAFTATILAITIGLGIDYSVHVTHRFADEYKERDLYEALDRTVRGTGGALAGSMLTTVFGIGVLVLSVFPAIGQFGILTGLSVIYAFVASLLVLPSALVVWARLFGGGGTTVESGDTPPSAAAAGDAD